The following coding sequences are from one Halobacteriovorax sp. JY17 window:
- a CDS encoding amino acid ABC transporter substrate-binding protein — protein sequence MKTLILFFLISLTTRANTIESIKERGFLNCGVSEGLTGFSTPNAKGEWSGFDVDICKAVAVSLFNDASKVKYLPTSLKNRFSHLEEGKIDLLSRNTSRTFSREITNNIEFAPVIYFDVQGVLVEKKGGVSKLADLDNKKICVKNNTTSQENIIDYFKLHNLRLREVRFDNNDQLFLAFQKKRCVAVTSDITTLTSESQKFHSPNSYRLLKERIEKEPLAPAIIAGDKLWKNLVTWTIYSLIWAEELGINSTNIELMKKSRDPRVVRFFGKSFNFEKALGVSSGWTGEVISKVGNYHEIFHRNLGENSTLKIKRGLNELWSKGGLLYSPPMK from the coding sequence ATGAAAACTTTAATACTCTTTTTCTTAATCTCTTTAACTACTCGAGCAAACACAATAGAGTCAATTAAAGAGAGAGGATTTCTAAACTGTGGAGTAAGTGAGGGACTTACTGGTTTCTCCACTCCTAATGCTAAGGGAGAGTGGAGTGGTTTTGACGTTGATATTTGTAAAGCGGTCGCTGTTTCTCTTTTTAATGATGCTTCAAAAGTTAAATACCTCCCAACTTCATTAAAGAATAGGTTCTCTCATCTTGAAGAAGGGAAGATCGATCTATTAAGTCGCAACACTTCTAGAACATTTTCAAGAGAGATTACAAATAATATTGAATTTGCTCCAGTCATTTACTTTGATGTTCAAGGAGTCTTAGTTGAAAAGAAGGGCGGAGTATCTAAGTTAGCAGACTTAGACAATAAGAAGATATGCGTAAAGAATAATACGACAAGCCAAGAGAATATTATTGATTACTTTAAATTACACAATCTTCGTCTTAGAGAAGTTCGCTTTGACAATAACGACCAACTCTTCTTGGCGTTTCAAAAGAAGAGATGTGTCGCTGTAACTTCAGATATAACGACTCTCACTTCTGAGAGTCAGAAATTTCATTCCCCAAATTCCTATCGATTACTCAAAGAGAGAATTGAAAAGGAGCCTCTTGCTCCAGCTATCATTGCAGGAGATAAGCTCTGGAAGAATTTAGTCACATGGACTATTTACTCTCTAATTTGGGCCGAAGAGTTAGGGATCAATTCAACAAATATAGAATTGATGAAGAAAAGTCGTGACCCTAGAGTTGTAAGGTTTTTTGGTAAGTCTTTTAACTTTGAAAAAGCCCTTGGAGTCTCTAGTGGTTGGACAGGGGAAGTGATTTCTAAGGTTGGAAATTACCATGAGATTTTTCATCGAAACTTAGGTGAGAATAGCACCTTAAAAATTAAGAGAGGATTGAACGAGCTTTGGTCTAAAGGCGGCCTTCTCTATTCTCCTCCTATGAAGTAA
- a CDS encoding alpha-ketoglutarate-dependent dioxygenase AlkB has translation MTQFSLNFGREEISFNNGEVLYYPNFFSENYFSDLRKELHWHSDKIKIFGKIHPIPRLHCWYGDPGITYEYSGIHIPHNHWNPLLLKIRELIQDNFSYSFNGMLGNLYRGGSDYVSWHSDDEESLGEAPVIACGSFGEERVFLLRNKLTKETIQIKLEDRSLLLMLPPTQELWEHQISKTKLSKEERISLTFRFVHQ, from the coding sequence ATGACCCAGTTCTCTTTAAATTTTGGTAGAGAAGAAATTTCTTTTAATAATGGGGAAGTTCTCTACTACCCAAATTTCTTTTCTGAAAATTACTTTTCTGATTTAAGAAAAGAACTTCACTGGCATAGTGACAAGATAAAAATATTTGGAAAAATTCATCCTATTCCAAGACTGCATTGCTGGTATGGTGATCCTGGAATTACTTATGAGTATTCTGGGATTCATATTCCTCATAATCATTGGAATCCACTCTTACTTAAGATACGAGAACTCATTCAAGATAACTTTTCTTATTCATTCAACGGAATGCTTGGAAATCTCTACCGAGGTGGTTCGGATTATGTGTCTTGGCATAGTGATGATGAAGAGTCTCTTGGGGAGGCGCCAGTTATTGCTTGCGGCAGTTTTGGTGAGGAGAGAGTATTTCTTCTTAGAAATAAGTTAACTAAAGAAACCATTCAAATAAAACTTGAAGATCGTAGTCTATTACTTATGCTTCCTCCGACGCAAGAGCTCTGGGAGCATCAAATAAGTAAGACTAAGTTATCAAAAGAAGAAAGGATTAGTTTAACATTTCGTTTTGTTCACCAATAA
- a CDS encoding MerR family transcriptional regulator has product MSKYNIKIASNLSGIGTHTLRAWEKRYLAVVPARSSTGRRLYSDEDIEKLQVLSELCSLGNSIGSIANKNIVELKDMLGKLGRVKQNIKPVKYKVSSSVEVNNSLKKLLEAIQNYQIEVLSKEIGYLKGSLNSRDLALKILSPLLSELRHRVELKKLSVAQEHALLAMVKFHVGDIIYESYENKNKNPSSISIAAPSGELDEFDIILFSLLCSHYGVKFFYLGVNLPLAPLVEATNSLEANIVLLSIKSDSSKKYIEDLFKKIGKSRELWVSGAEHISKTSLASEEKFRSITDLFHLDTCLKELGQV; this is encoded by the coding sequence ATGAGTAAGTATAATATAAAAATAGCCTCAAATTTATCTGGAATTGGAACTCACACTCTTAGAGCTTGGGAGAAGAGATATTTAGCAGTTGTCCCTGCGAGAAGTAGTACAGGAAGACGTTTGTATAGTGATGAGGACATTGAAAAGCTGCAAGTTCTAAGTGAATTATGTTCTCTTGGAAATAGTATTGGTTCGATAGCAAATAAGAATATTGTTGAATTAAAAGATATGCTTGGAAAACTTGGTAGAGTTAAGCAAAATATTAAGCCTGTGAAGTATAAAGTTAGCTCGTCTGTTGAGGTGAATAACTCTTTAAAGAAGTTACTTGAGGCGATTCAAAATTATCAAATAGAAGTTCTTTCAAAAGAGATAGGATATTTGAAAGGTTCTCTAAACTCACGAGATCTCGCCCTTAAGATTTTATCACCACTACTTTCTGAATTACGTCACAGAGTCGAATTGAAGAAACTTTCTGTGGCACAAGAGCACGCTCTTCTTGCTATGGTGAAGTTTCATGTGGGAGATATTATTTATGAGAGCTATGAAAACAAGAATAAGAATCCAAGTTCAATTTCAATAGCCGCTCCTAGTGGGGAGTTAGATGAATTTGATATTATTCTCTTTTCTTTATTATGTTCTCACTACGGAGTAAAATTCTTCTATCTTGGAGTTAACCTTCCTTTGGCCCCATTAGTTGAGGCGACTAATTCTCTAGAAGCAAATATTGTTCTTCTATCAATTAAGAGCGACTCTTCAAAGAAATATATAGAAGACCTCTTTAAGAAAATTGGAAAATCTAGAGAACTCTGGGTAAGTGGGGCGGAGCATATAAGTAAGACTTCGTTAGCTAGTGAAGAAAAGTTTAGATCCATTACTGATCTCTTTCATTTAGACACATGTCTAAAAGAATTGGGGCAAGTTTAG
- a CDS encoding arginyltransferase, translated as MYLLKEPALSPPSLCPYIDGEEFTQEYFFANNLEKEELDIILENGWRKFGLYFFRPKCANCSKCLPLRVLTDNFAFSKRQRKILKKNSDLEILKEPLSFKEEYYQIYLQHSERFQKSKDTIESREDFIDGFFSRSCSSFILTYSLENKVIAWGILDEGETSISSVYFAFNPEYSNRSLGNFGALKEIEYAKSNSFTYYYLGYYIASNPSMAYKASYRPHQLYNWALKKWQN; from the coding sequence ATGTATTTATTAAAAGAACCTGCCCTCTCTCCTCCTTCACTTTGTCCCTACATTGATGGGGAGGAGTTTACTCAAGAATACTTTTTCGCTAATAATTTAGAAAAAGAAGAATTAGATATAATTTTAGAAAATGGTTGGAGAAAATTTGGTCTTTATTTCTTTAGGCCCAAGTGCGCAAATTGTTCCAAGTGCCTCCCTCTTCGTGTTCTCACAGACAACTTTGCTTTTAGTAAAAGACAGAGAAAAATATTAAAGAAGAATTCTGATTTAGAAATTTTAAAAGAACCTCTTAGTTTTAAAGAAGAGTATTATCAAATTTATCTCCAACACTCGGAGAGATTTCAAAAGTCAAAAGATACAATTGAAAGTAGAGAGGACTTCATTGATGGGTTCTTTTCTAGGTCGTGTTCAAGTTTTATTCTAACCTACTCTTTAGAAAATAAAGTCATCGCTTGGGGAATTCTTGATGAGGGAGAGACTAGTATTAGTAGTGTCTACTTTGCTTTTAATCCCGAATATTCAAATAGAAGTCTTGGAAATTTTGGTGCACTTAAAGAAATTGAATATGCTAAATCCAATAGCTTCACTTATTACTATTTAGGTTACTATATAGCGAGTAACCCTTCTATGGCCTACAAGGCATCGTATAGGCCTCATCAGCTTTATAATTGGGCCTTAAAAAAATGGCAGAACTAA
- a CDS encoding tRNA-uridine aminocarboxypropyltransferase codes for MTRAYCNRCKRALRGCICKYAVPIVNKNFITILRHPSEIKNIKGTAALLALSLSNIKLLDGEIFSSSEVLKTEMDNYLLFPSETSLKVSESPKSESRAKNFIFIDGTWKKAYKILQLNSFLKEINHLSIELNEESLYSQIRKQKSGGLSTLESVTYTLKEFEKEITLEELEASFKKFIENLKSLST; via the coding sequence ATGACTAGGGCCTATTGTAATAGATGTAAGAGAGCGCTTAGGGGGTGTATATGTAAATACGCTGTCCCTATAGTGAATAAGAATTTCATTACAATTCTGCGCCACCCATCTGAAATAAAGAATATCAAGGGTACCGCGGCCCTACTTGCCCTCTCTCTTTCTAATATTAAATTATTAGACGGTGAAATCTTCTCAAGCTCTGAAGTTTTAAAAACTGAAATGGATAATTACCTACTCTTTCCAAGCGAAACATCTCTAAAAGTAAGTGAGTCTCCAAAGAGTGAATCAAGAGCGAAGAATTTTATTTTCATTGATGGCACATGGAAGAAGGCCTATAAGATTTTACAATTGAATTCATTCTTAAAAGAAATTAATCACTTAAGTATCGAACTCAATGAAGAATCTCTCTATTCACAAATAAGAAAACAAAAATCTGGTGGTCTTAGTACTCTAGAGTCGGTCACTTATACTCTTAAAGAATTTGAAAAAGAAATTACATTAGAAGAACTTGAAGCTTCGTTTAAGAAGTTTATTGAAAACCTTAAGTCTTTATCTACCTAA
- a CDS encoding endonuclease, giving the protein MNFKSLLICSTFLFNLTSFAALKDYDYYPSSLIEKIESEKLNSDQIKDELFKVLSYFHVKTNNKDLITEKCQKNQKCYSQKRTVSYKEARIELFGNLHLRKDSRGQYFVKDLYCENNYGRAQGIGPGKIPSASFMNCEHTWPQSKFNPNLSKSLQKTDLHHLYPVNNRANSSRSNHPFAEVNGRVVNNDCTASMRGTAIGTGVTSFEPPVNHKGNVARAMFYFSVRFKMPIDSIQEKYLRIWNEEDPVDEEERMRNQAIFEFQKNRNPFIDEPDLINAIYDF; this is encoded by the coding sequence ATGAATTTTAAAAGCTTATTAATTTGCTCAACCTTTCTTTTTAATCTTACCTCTTTTGCTGCGCTAAAAGACTACGATTACTACCCAAGCTCTCTCATTGAAAAAATTGAGAGCGAGAAGTTGAACTCTGATCAAATCAAAGATGAGCTCTTTAAGGTCCTAAGCTACTTTCACGTAAAAACAAATAATAAAGATCTCATTACAGAGAAGTGCCAAAAGAATCAAAAGTGCTACTCGCAAAAGAGAACCGTTAGTTACAAAGAGGCAAGAATTGAACTTTTTGGAAATCTTCACTTAAGAAAAGATAGCCGTGGTCAATACTTTGTAAAAGATCTCTACTGTGAAAATAATTATGGAAGAGCACAAGGGATTGGACCAGGAAAAATTCCATCGGCTTCTTTTATGAATTGTGAGCATACCTGGCCACAGAGTAAGTTCAACCCTAACCTAAGTAAGTCTCTCCAAAAAACCGATCTTCATCACCTCTACCCAGTAAATAATAGGGCCAATAGCTCTAGAAGTAATCATCCGTTTGCAGAAGTTAATGGAAGAGTAGTGAATAATGATTGTACGGCTTCAATGAGAGGCACTGCAATTGGAACAGGTGTAACGTCCTTTGAACCCCCAGTAAATCACAAAGGAAATGTAGCAAGAGCTATGTTCTATTTTTCCGTCAGATTTAAAATGCCAATTGATTCAATCCAAGAGAAATATCTTAGAATTTGGAATGAAGAAGACCCTGTTGACGAAGAAGAAAGAATGAGAAACCAAGCTATTTTTGAATTTCAAAAGAACAGAAATCCTTTTATAGATGAACCTGACTTAATAAATGCTATCTATGACTTTTAA
- a CDS encoding beta-ketoacyl-ACP synthase III: MAFNSRITGVGSFVPPKIYTNHDLEKMMDTSDEWIIQRTGIEQRHWVDESTSTSDLALEASNIAIADAGLKASDIDMIVFATLSPDHDFPGTGCFLQAKLGIPNICVFDVRQQCTGFLYGLSLADKFVQSGSHKNILVVGAEVHSKGLDKTPKGRAVSVLFGDGAGAVVVSRTEVKDKNKDAHVMITNLHADGSYAKELWVPAPGTAVGPDRMSHGLIDEGLHFPEMNGKTVFVHAVKRMAETLTQSCKEMGVTVNDIDLFLFHQANLRINSKVAEVLQIPEEKIYNTIQKYGNTTAATIPLGMHDAIKEGKLKEGMLVASAAFGSGFTWGSALWRY, encoded by the coding sequence ATGGCATTTAATAGTAGAATTACGGGCGTTGGATCTTTTGTTCCACCAAAAATCTATACTAACCATGATTTAGAAAAGATGATGGATACTTCAGATGAGTGGATTATTCAAAGAACTGGAATCGAGCAAAGACACTGGGTGGATGAGAGTACATCGACTTCAGACCTAGCTCTTGAAGCTTCTAATATCGCTATTGCTGATGCGGGACTTAAGGCATCTGATATTGATATGATTGTCTTTGCAACGCTTAGTCCTGATCACGACTTCCCTGGAACAGGCTGTTTCTTACAAGCAAAATTAGGTATTCCCAATATTTGTGTTTTTGATGTTAGACAGCAGTGTACTGGTTTTCTCTACGGACTAAGTCTTGCGGATAAATTTGTGCAGTCAGGTAGTCATAAGAATATTCTAGTGGTTGGTGCAGAAGTTCATTCAAAAGGACTAGATAAGACTCCTAAAGGTAGAGCTGTCTCTGTACTCTTTGGAGATGGTGCCGGAGCTGTTGTTGTTTCAAGAACGGAAGTAAAAGATAAAAATAAAGACGCTCACGTGATGATTACTAATCTTCACGCAGATGGATCATACGCAAAAGAGCTTTGGGTTCCTGCTCCAGGTACTGCTGTGGGTCCTGATAGGATGAGCCATGGTTTAATTGATGAAGGTCTTCACTTCCCTGAAATGAATGGGAAAACAGTCTTCGTTCACGCGGTAAAGCGTATGGCCGAAACTCTGACTCAATCTTGCAAGGAAATGGGAGTGACTGTGAACGATATTGATCTCTTTCTCTTTCATCAAGCAAATTTAAGAATTAATTCTAAGGTTGCTGAAGTGTTACAAATTCCTGAGGAGAAAATTTACAATACAATTCAAAAGTATGGAAATACTACTGCCGCTACAATTCCTCTGGGAATGCATGACGCAATTAAAGAAGGAAAGCTAAAAGAGGGAATGCTGGTTGCTAGTGCTGCTTTTGGAAGTGGTTTTACTTGGGGTTCTGCTCTTTGGAGATACTAA
- a CDS encoding aldo/keto reductase has product MKFKKLGNTDIDVSLICMGTMTYGEQNTETEAFEMLDYAFDQGINFYDTAEMYPIPPKPRTVHRTEEILGNWDLFKKNRDKIIMASKVVGPGEFMKHIRGGPRLKKEHIIKALDASLERLGTDYIDLYQLHWPDRNTNYFGKKDYIHDANEEMVPLEEILEALTTLKKDGKIREIGVSNETSWGVMKYLSLSEQEGLARMQSIQNPYNLLNRTYEINLAEVSHRENIGLLAYSPLGFGMLTGKYLDGNSPEEARITKWPHYNRYSSDESLAATKMYAQIAKDFGISPTTLALSFVNSRPFLTSNIIGATNMNQLRENISSVNHQLGWEELDRINQVHRKFSNPAP; this is encoded by the coding sequence ATGAAATTTAAAAAACTTGGAAATACAGATATTGATGTCAGCTTAATTTGTATGGGAACTATGACTTATGGTGAACAAAATACAGAAACAGAAGCTTTTGAAATGCTCGACTATGCCTTCGATCAAGGAATTAACTTCTACGATACGGCTGAAATGTACCCAATTCCTCCAAAGCCAAGAACAGTTCATAGGACAGAAGAAATTCTAGGGAATTGGGATTTATTTAAAAAGAATAGAGACAAGATTATCATGGCCTCAAAAGTTGTTGGCCCTGGTGAATTTATGAAGCATATTAGAGGTGGTCCAAGATTAAAAAAAGAGCATATTATCAAGGCACTCGATGCTTCTCTAGAAAGACTTGGAACAGACTATATCGACCTCTACCAACTTCACTGGCCAGATAGAAATACAAATTACTTTGGAAAGAAAGATTATATTCATGATGCTAATGAAGAGATGGTTCCTTTAGAAGAAATTCTTGAAGCCCTTACTACTTTAAAAAAAGATGGAAAGATTAGAGAGATAGGTGTCTCAAATGAGACCTCTTGGGGAGTGATGAAGTATCTCTCGCTTAGTGAACAAGAAGGCCTTGCAAGAATGCAGAGTATTCAAAATCCTTATAACCTCTTAAATAGAACTTATGAAATCAATCTAGCTGAAGTTAGCCATAGAGAAAATATTGGCTTACTTGCCTACTCTCCACTAGGTTTTGGAATGCTTACTGGAAAGTATCTAGATGGTAATTCTCCAGAGGAGGCCAGAATAACGAAATGGCCTCATTACAATAGATACTCTAGTGATGAGTCTCTAGCGGCCACTAAAATGTACGCACAAATTGCAAAAGACTTTGGAATTAGCCCTACGACTTTGGCCCTTTCCTTTGTAAACTCTAGACCGTTTCTAACAAGTAATATCATTGGAGCAACTAATATGAATCAGCTCCGTGAGAATATAAGTAGTGTTAATCATCAATTAGGCTGGGAAGAACTTGATCGAATCAATCAAGTACATCGAAAATTCTCAAACCCCGCTCCCTAA
- a CDS encoding VC0807 family protein: MNAETAPKKKQENSFLNIALNVIIPSVILTKFSSDQHLGQVYSLILALSFPIGYGAYDYFKQRKINFFSALGLFSVIMTGGIGLFNLNRDWMVAKETGIPLLMGIAVIISQFTTKPLVKTFLGQMIDIDLIDKSFKDHGHVGLFEKNLKVASLCLGGTFFISALLNYILAIKILVGEPGTVEFNESLGKMTALSFPVISVPMVIMVGLIIGYLVMTIKKNTDLEIESILRQ, encoded by the coding sequence ATGAACGCTGAAACTGCGCCAAAGAAGAAACAGGAAAACTCCTTTTTAAACATTGCTCTAAATGTGATTATTCCCTCAGTAATCCTTACTAAATTTAGTTCAGATCAACATTTAGGACAAGTTTATAGCTTGATACTCGCACTGAGTTTCCCTATTGGTTATGGGGCTTACGACTACTTTAAGCAAAGAAAAATTAACTTCTTCTCCGCCCTAGGACTTTTCTCAGTTATCATGACTGGCGGCATTGGACTCTTCAATCTAAATAGAGATTGGATGGTTGCAAAAGAGACAGGAATTCCACTTCTAATGGGAATAGCCGTGATAATTAGTCAGTTTACGACCAAACCACTTGTGAAAACTTTCTTAGGTCAGATGATTGATATCGATCTCATTGATAAGTCTTTCAAAGATCATGGCCATGTTGGTCTCTTTGAAAAGAATTTAAAAGTTGCTTCACTTTGTCTCGGTGGGACATTCTTTATTTCGGCCCTTTTAAATTATATACTCGCTATTAAGATCTTAGTTGGTGAGCCGGGAACAGTAGAATTCAACGAGAGCCTAGGAAAGATGACTGCTCTTAGTTTCCCAGTCATATCAGTACCAATGGTTATTATGGTGGGTCTCATTATTGGCTACTTAGTAATGACTATTAAAAAGAATACTGATTTAGAGATTGAATCTATCTTAAGACAGTAA
- a CDS encoding S8 family peptidase, translating into MKKVILSCALALTFGTAAASQDFNGYIVKFKKGSNLLEQKSFKSIGNFEKLSLSFGDFAKLTNVNLSNKAISELANNPEIEYVEPNWIIKVDPVDNSEVAADPKYSQQWGLINTGKNSGGWFSPGKAGEDVNAEKAWEITKGSKDIIVAVIDTGIDYRHPDLKENLWTNDAELNGIEGVDDDGNGYVDDIYGYDFANNDADPVDGHSHGTHCAGVIGASHNSIGVKGVMANVKLMGIKFLSDSGSGETIGAIKSIEYATKMGAHITSNSWGGGAKSEALKEAIQAAYDAGTMFVAAAGNSRADNDAKPSYPASYAVDGIVTVGAMDGKGNRSSFSNYGKTSVHVFAPGSNILSTVKNGSYKKMSGTSMATPFVSGVLGLLLANEPGITIKEAKERLMESTVLNSSLSNYAASGRVDAYRMLMNERN; encoded by the coding sequence ATGAAAAAAGTTATTTTATCGTGCGCTCTTGCACTGACATTTGGCACTGCCGCCGCTTCTCAAGACTTCAATGGATATATTGTAAAGTTTAAGAAAGGTTCTAATCTTTTAGAGCAAAAATCTTTTAAATCAATTGGAAATTTTGAAAAATTAAGCCTTTCATTTGGTGATTTCGCCAAGCTAACAAATGTTAACCTTTCAAATAAAGCTATTTCTGAGCTAGCTAATAACCCAGAGATTGAATACGTTGAGCCAAATTGGATTATTAAAGTTGACCCAGTTGATAATTCTGAAGTTGCCGCAGATCCTAAGTATTCTCAGCAGTGGGGACTTATTAACACAGGTAAGAATTCTGGTGGTTGGTTTTCTCCTGGAAAAGCAGGTGAAGATGTTAATGCTGAAAAGGCATGGGAAATTACTAAGGGTAGTAAAGATATTATCGTAGCAGTTATTGATACTGGAATTGATTATCGTCACCCAGACTTAAAAGAAAATCTTTGGACTAACGATGCTGAGTTAAATGGTATTGAAGGTGTTGATGATGATGGGAACGGATACGTCGATGATATTTATGGGTATGACTTTGCAAATAATGATGCTGATCCTGTAGATGGGCATAGCCACGGTACTCATTGTGCTGGTGTTATTGGAGCTTCACATAACTCAATTGGTGTAAAAGGTGTTATGGCCAATGTTAAGCTTATGGGAATTAAATTCTTAAGTGATAGTGGTTCAGGAGAAACTATTGGTGCGATCAAGTCAATTGAGTACGCAACTAAGATGGGTGCACATATTACTTCAAACTCTTGGGGTGGTGGAGCTAAGTCAGAAGCATTAAAAGAGGCTATTCAAGCTGCTTATGATGCAGGAACTATGTTTGTTGCAGCTGCTGGAAATTCAAGAGCAGATAATGATGCAAAACCAAGTTACCCAGCATCTTACGCTGTTGATGGTATTGTTACTGTTGGAGCGATGGATGGAAAGGGAAATAGATCGAGCTTTTCAAACTACGGTAAGACAAGTGTTCACGTATTTGCTCCAGGATCGAATATTCTTTCAACTGTAAAGAATGGTTCTTATAAGAAAATGTCAGGGACTTCAATGGCAACTCCATTTGTATCTGGTGTTCTAGGGCTTTTACTTGCGAATGAGCCAGGGATTACAATTAAAGAAGCAAAAGAGAGACTAATGGAATCAACAGTTTTAAATAGCTCCCTTTCAAATTATGCAGCTTCTGGAAGAGTTGATGCTTATAGAATGCTAATGAACGAAAGAAATTAG
- a CDS encoding group II truncated hemoglobin produces MFKKIFQNIFPKKLKEEDITAYLLIGEEKGIDKLVEKFYYYMDHLPEAKNCRDLHGKSLEGSKQKLKMFLSGWFGGPSLYIEKYGHPRMRARHLPFAISSTEREEWLLCMRKSMDDLKLNKDFDGYLWNSFTSFAEHMRNQDR; encoded by the coding sequence ATGTTTAAGAAGATTTTTCAAAATATATTTCCAAAGAAGCTCAAGGAAGAAGATATAACTGCTTATCTACTCATTGGGGAAGAGAAAGGGATTGATAAATTGGTAGAGAAATTCTACTACTACATGGATCATCTACCCGAAGCAAAGAATTGTAGAGATCTTCACGGCAAGAGCTTGGAAGGTTCTAAGCAGAAACTCAAAATGTTTCTCTCTGGTTGGTTCGGTGGTCCATCTCTCTATATTGAAAAGTATGGTCATCCGAGAATGAGAGCTAGGCATTTACCATTTGCTATTTCTTCTACGGAGAGAGAGGAGTGGCTCTTGTGTATGAGAAAATCGATGGATGATTTAAAGCTTAATAAAGATTTTGATGGCTACTTATGGAATAGCTTTACAAGCTTTGCTGAACATATGAGAAATCAAGATAGGTAG
- a CDS encoding DUF309 domain-containing protein: MNRYIPERSFPSYAFTPGLNTHPNKKGGHFFGQPEIVSTHLKKENQDYLYSIDLMNHQYYWEAHVYLEAIWNAHNRVGIEADFCKALIKMSAGALKYRLGSNEAFLGHLDRAIELFTPLLEKDLFLGITPKELIEVCYLWKEEKFVEIKLYLS, translated from the coding sequence ATGAATCGCTATATACCAGAGCGTAGCTTCCCTAGCTACGCTTTCACTCCTGGTTTAAATACACACCCAAATAAAAAAGGTGGTCACTTCTTCGGCCAACCTGAAATAGTTTCAACTCATCTAAAAAAAGAAAATCAAGACTACCTCTACTCTATTGATTTAATGAATCATCAATATTACTGGGAAGCCCATGTATACCTAGAAGCGATCTGGAATGCTCATAATAGAGTTGGTATTGAAGCAGATTTCTGCAAAGCTTTAATAAAAATGAGCGCAGGAGCTTTAAAGTATAGACTTGGTTCCAACGAAGCTTTTCTAGGACATCTAGATAGAGCGATTGAACTCTTCACACCTTTACTTGAAAAAGATCTCTTTCTTGGAATCACTCCGAAAGAGCTCATTGAAGTTTGTTATCTGTGGAAAGAAGAAAAATTTGTAGAGATAAAACTCTACCTATCTTGA
- a CDS encoding 3'-5' exonuclease yields the protein MLILGIDLEGMNENLVENGVNLAKDRVTEIGAVLWDTEFNQPIKIYSELIHEEDRLPISDEIEELTGINDIMLIKYGLKGEEIKMGLERLSIIMKKADFIMAHNGPNYDIPMLRALFERFKVPFPEMKWIDSKTDIEFPKRIIANSLSALEHAHGFINPFPHRAVTDVLSMLKIASHYDFERIAALASSPKVRIIADLQAPNWKNQKDVDDFNKVKSKVSRARFSWNPSNKTWSKFVHRLLIEEGKLGYEFDWFVE from the coding sequence ATGCTAATTCTTGGAATTGATTTAGAAGGAATGAATGAGAACCTCGTAGAAAATGGGGTCAATCTAGCAAAAGATAGAGTGACTGAAATCGGCGCAGTTCTTTGGGACACTGAATTCAATCAGCCAATTAAGATCTATTCTGAACTAATTCATGAAGAAGACAGGCTTCCAATTTCCGATGAAATCGAAGAACTCACAGGCATTAATGATATTATGTTAATCAAGTACGGACTCAAGGGTGAAGAAATAAAGATGGGCCTTGAAAGACTTTCCATCATTATGAAGAAAGCAGATTTCATCATGGCCCACAACGGTCCAAATTATGACATCCCAATGCTAAGAGCACTCTTTGAAAGATTTAAAGTTCCTTTTCCTGAAATGAAGTGGATTGACTCTAAAACTGATATTGAATTTCCAAAGAGAATTATTGCGAACTCTCTCTCAGCCCTAGAGCATGCTCATGGGTTTATAAATCCTTTTCCACATAGAGCGGTCACAGATGTTCTCTCTATGCTAAAGATTGCATCCCACTATGACTTTGAAAGAATCGCAGCACTTGCAAGCTCTCCGAAAGTAAGAATCATAGCGGACCTCCAAGCTCCTAATTGGAAGAATCAAAAAGATGTTGATGACTTTAATAAAGTGAAGAGTAAAGTTTCAAGAGCTAGATTCTCTTGGAACCCATCAAATAAAACTTGGTCTAAATTTGTCCATAGACTTCTTATCGAAGAAGGAAAACTTGGATACGAATTTGATTGGTTTGTTGAATAA